A genomic stretch from Scheffersomyces stipitis CBS 6054 chromosome 6, complete sequence includes:
- the CHT2 gene encoding chitinase 2 precursor (go_function hydrolase activity~go_process metabolism), with the protein MLPIKSLISAAVLLASGAYSLDLSSTNNVALYWGQNGFGGQESLATYCQETDLDVVNLAFLNDFPDPLNLNLANACGTTFPSGLLHCPPIGEDIKTCQSLGKKVLLSLGGQYGNYGFQSTDDATSFATTLWNKFGAGTDDERPFDDAVVDGFDFDVENGNNVGYVELATELKTLFASDASKTYYLSAAPQCVFPDAGANDLLSSGLLDFAFIQFYNNPCGLDGDFNYDTWSQFAQSISANLKLFVGLPASPDAANYVDPATIKTVLDQIVCDPTFAGVSLWDASGAWANVDAAGNNFVVQVKDVLNALSCPAPSSSSEVASSSVATSSVVESSAVYENSTIASVTSEAAGATVTDIHTTVITITSCDENKCVASPVTTGYVVVTDLYTSYTTYCPLT; encoded by the coding sequence ATGTTGCCAATCAAGTCTCTCATTTCTGCTGCTGTCTTGCTTGCAAGCGGAGCCTACTCCCTCGATCTTTCTTCCACTAACAACGTTGCCTTGTACTGGGGCCAAAACGGTTTTGGTGGTCAAGAATCCTTAGCCACCTACTGTCAAGAAACCGACCTTGATGTTGTCAACTTGGCTTTCTTGAACGATTTCCCAGATCCactcaacttgaacttggccaaTGCCTGTGGAACTACTTTCCCAAGTGGATTGTTGCACTGTCCTCCAATCGGTGAAGACATCAAGACCTGTCAATCTCTCGGTAAGAAGGTCTTGTTGTCCTTAGGTGGACAATACGGTAACTACGGTTTCCAATCCACTGATGATGCCACCTCTTTCGCCACTACCTTGTGGAACAAGTTTGGTGCCGGTACCGATGATGAAAGACCATTTGACGATGCTGTTGTCGATGGTTTCGACTTCGACGTTGAAAACGGAAACAACGTTGGCTACGTCGAATTGGCTACTGAATTGAAGACCTTGTTCGCTTCCGACGCTTCCAAGACCTACTACTTGTCTGCTGCTCCACAGTGTGTCTTCCCAGATGCTGGTGCCAATGACTTGTTGTCCCTGGgacttcttgactttgctttcattcaattctacaacaacCCTTGTGGATTGGACGGTGACTTCAACTATGACACCTGGTCTCAATTTGCTCAATCTATTTCTGCCAACCTCAAATTGTTTGTTGGTTTGCCAGCTTCTCCAGACGCTGCTAACTACGTAGACCCAGCCACCATCAAGACTGTTCTCGACCAAATCGTATGTGACCCAACTTTTGCCGGTGTCTCTTTGTGGGATGCTTCTGGTGCTTGGGCCAACGTTGATGCTGCTGGTAACAACtttgttgttcaagtcaaGGATGTATTGAACGCCCTCTCTTGTCCAgctccatcttcttcgtctgaagttgcttcttcttctgttgcaaCCAGCTCTGTTGTGGAATCCTCTGCTGTCTACGAAAACTCTACTATTGCTTCTGTTACCTCCGAAGCTGCTGGTGCCACTGTCACTGACATTCACACCACTGTCATCACCATCACTAGCTGTGACGAAAACAAGTGTGTTGCTAGCCCTGTTACTACCGGTTACGTCGTTGTCACCGACCTCTACACTTCTTACACTACTTACTGTCCTTTGACC
- the POL12 gene encoding DNA polymerase alpha-primase complex B subunit (DNA polymerase alpha-primase complex B subunit Required for DNA synthesis and correct progression through S phase plays an essential role at early stage of chromosomal DNA replication, before the hydroxyurea-sensitive step~go_component nucleus~go_process DNA replication) — protein sequence MSTQVEIDAIRKELVSSFGSSDLLTEDVCKELGTLMSLYQLSSDDLYIKWESFNVAEVQENLDLTIENIDRFQKYLQSSLSTSRATPTAKRARDIQGSNIKKKPIIRSNADFNSSSPVIPSTPNLKKRKVIEEATPAFKTPRADFNASSPADFNTANNTFQSPSTPNVSKKQESNTIIETLNPEIDVLPGFVQLDEDPATSLKPYKLMYNFDASKFKYRTMSMKLLESADVLDDQIDSFTQLYIDNHKEDGNLFGNPCISSQFDINCCGRIVPDSPNYDKTASVQLNSTSLYLETSRINGIGQRIPLDLSQLKGYSFFPGQIVLLRGRNPTGRSFTIKEVLEIPELGAAVSSRQDLEEFEEMTAENGLKIMVAAGPFSNHHSLNYSKLEKLTEIINNSMKPHVVVLNGPFIDITNSMVASGDIEIPDDKSPPRNLDELFKKLISPILRKIDSRIQVILIPSVNDTAIKHCSYPQDSFERKKFGLPKNVRIVPNPSSVSVNEVLIANSNLDVFKDLKDVHQENPEGKSFSNRFERIANHIFEQRRFYPVFPGSIKRVTPFQTATPPELHEGIMGKELSFTSVGGPSLEVPYLGLTELGDSLPDILISPSDLKSFVKVISGVVVINPGYYIKLNKDPTREDGTYAVINITPPQLNAGGDNNVQPVSEDSELYFHNIHKRTRVDIYST from the coding sequence ATGTCTACACAAGTTGAAATCGACGCAATAAGGAAGGAGCTCGTGAGTTCATTCGGTCTGTCAGACCTTCTCACCGAAGATGTTTGTAAAGAGCTTGGAACTTTGATGCTGCTTTACCAGCTTTCCAGTGATGATTTATACATCAAGTGGGAATCCTTCAACGTAGCCGAAGTACAAGAAAACTTAGACTTAACCATTGAGAACATCGACAGATTCCAAAAGTACCTCCAATCGTCGTTGTCTACATCCAGAGCAACTCCTACTGCCAAAAGAGCGCGAGACATCCAAGGAAgcaacatcaagaagaaacctaTCATCAGGTCCAATGCTGatttcaactcttccagTCCAGTTATTCCTTCTACAccaaatttgaagaaacgTAAAGTCATAGAGGAAGCAACTCCTGCTTTTAAAACTCCAAGAGCAGACTTCAATGCCTCATCTCCAGCTGACTTCAACACGGCAAACAACACTTTCCAGTCCCCTTCAACTCCCAATGTCTCCAAGAAACAGGAATCCAATACTATCATCGAAACATTGAACCCAGAAATCGATGTTCTCCCAGGATTTGTCCAGCTTGACGAAGATCCAGCCACTAGCTTGAAGCCTTACAAGCTCATGTACAACTTCGATGCGTCTAAGTTTAAGTACCGTACCATGTCtatgaagttgttggaaagtGCCGATGTTCTAGATGATCAAATCGATAGCTTTACGCAACTTTATATAGACAACCATAAGGAGGATGGGAACTTGTTTGGAAACCCATGTATAAGCTCTCAATTTGATATCAACTGCTGTGGAAGAATCGTCCCTGATTCTCCTAATTACGATAAGACTGCTAGCGTTCAACTCAACAGCACTTCATTATACTTAGAAACATCTAGAATTAACGGTATTGGCCAAAGAATACCTTTGGATTTGTCCCAATTGAAGGGCTACTCCTTCTTCCCTGGACAAATCGTTCTTTTAAGAGGTAGAAACCCAACTGGGAGATCTTTCACtatcaaagaagtattAGAAATTCCAGAATTGGGAGCCGCAGTGTCTTCAAGACAAGACTTGGAGGAGTTTGAGGAAATGACCGCAGAAAATGGATTAAAGATCATGGTGGCAGCAGGACCCTTCAGCAACCATCACTCCTTGAATTACCTGAagcttgaaaaattaaCAGAAATAATAAACAACTCCATGAAACCACATGTGGTTGTATTAAACGGTCCATTTATTGACATCACAAACTCTATGGTAGCCCTGGGAGATATCGAGATACCCGATGATAAGCTGCCACCCAGAAATCTCGACGAGTTGTTTAAAAAACTTATCAGTCCTATACTAAGAAAAATCGATCTGAGAATTCAAGTCATTTTGATTCCCTCTGTGAACGATACCGCTATTAAACATTGTTCATATCCACAAGATTcttttgaaagaaagaagttcGGCTTGCCTAAGAACGTGAGAATAGTTCCTAACCCATCAAGTGTTTCGGTCAACGAAGTTTTGATAGCCAATTCTAACCTCGATGTGTTCAAGGATTTAAAGGATGTACACCAAGAAAACCCAGAAGGAAAGCTGTTCAGTAATAGATTTGAGAGAATCGCAAACCACATATTCGAACAGAGAAGATTCTACCCTGTATTTCCTGGTTCAATAAAGAGAGTTACTCCTTTTCAAACAGCTACACCTCCGGAACTACATGAAGGTATTATGGGTAAAGAGTTGTCATTCACTTCGGTAGGAGGTCCTTCGTTGGAAGTCCCCTACTTGGGATTAACAGAATTGGGAGATTCGCTCCCAGATATTCTTATTAGCCCTTCTGACTTGAAGAGCTTTGTTAAGGTGATTAGCGGGGTAGTCGTGATCAATCCCGGTTACTACATAAAACTCAATAAAGATCCTACTAGGGAAGATGGTACATATGCTGTGATAAACATCACTCCACCTCAATTGAATGCCGGAGGTGATAATAATGTGCAACCCGTTTCTGAAGATCTGGAATTGTACTTCCATAACATTCACAAGAGAACTCGTGTTGACATTTATAGCACCTAG
- a CDS encoding predicted protein (go_function legumain activity; cysteine-type endopeptidase activity~go_process proteolysis and peptidolysis) translates to MLLARCLVWAIALLASFAAADPQVITTDEAESVISKSSHTNNWAVLVSTSRFWFNYRHMANVLSLYRTVKRLGIPDSQIILMLSDDIACNPRNAFPGTVFNNKDQAIDLYGDAIEVDYRGYEVTVENFVRLLTDRWDEDQPRSKRLLTDENSNIFIYMTGHGGEEFLKFQDAEEIGSYDIADAFAQMHEKKRYNEIFFMIDTCQANTMYERFYSPNILAVGSSRIEESSYSHHSDMEIGVAVIDRFTYYTLAFLENINRDSRVTMNKLFDEFTYDNVHSNPGIRTDLFKRNVSEVLITDFLGNVQNIVLDNVEKDILFNSNHNKQEATDNNETRPVHSYSKIDISIDTEDSNELTKIAPEVQRAMGVGIAGLVIALWVIAKDLA, encoded by the coding sequence ATGTTATTGGCGAGATGTTTAGTATGGGCCATTGCCCTATTGGCATCGTTTGCCGCGGCTGATCCACAGGTGATTACGACCGACGAGGCAGAATCAGTTATAAGCAAATCAAGTCATACCAACAACTGGGCGGTATTGGTATCGACGTCACGGTTCTGGTTCAACTACCGTCACATGGCTAATGTGCTCAGTTTATACAGAACAGTCAAGAGATTGGGTATACCGGACTCACAAATCATTCTTATGCTTTCTGATGATATAGCTTGTAATCCTAGAAATGCATTTCCAGGTACtgttttcaacaacaaggaCCAGGCTATAGATTTATATGGTGATGCCATAGAAGTGGATTATAGGGGGTATGAGGTCACCGTGGAGAACTTTGTCAGATTGTTAACTGACAGGTGGGATGAAGACCAACCTCGTTCCAAGAGATTGCTTACTGACGAGAACTCCAACATTTTCATCTATATGACTGGCCATGGAGGTGAAGAGTTCCTCAAGTTCCAggatgctgaagaaatcggATCTTACGATATTGCCGACGCTTTCGCACAAATGcatgaaaagaagagatacAATGAGATCTTCTTTATGATAGACACTTGTCAAGCTAACACTATGTATGAGAGATTCTATTCGCCAAATATTTTAGCTGTGGGTTCTTCTCGTATTGAGGAGTCATCATACTCTCACCATTCTGATATGGAAATTGGTGTAGCTGTCATTGATAGATTTACATACTACACATTGGCATTCCTTGAAAATATCAACAGAGATTCGAGAGTAACCATGAATAAGCTCTTTGACGAGTTCACATATGACAACGTGCATTCCAATCCGGGTATAAGAACcgacttgttcaagagaaATGTCAGCGAAGTGTTGATTACAGATTTCTTGGGCAATGTGCAGAATATCGTGTTGGACAACGTAGAGAAGGatatcttgttcaactccaacCACAATAAACAGGAAGCTACTGACAATAACGAAACTAGGCCGGTTCATAGTTACAGCAAGATTGATATCAGTATCGACACCGAAGACTCCAATGAATTGACCAAGATAGCTCCGGAGGTTCAAAGAGCCATGGGTGTAGGTATTGCTGGATTGGTCATTGCCTTGTGGGTGATTGCCAAAGATCTTGCATGA
- a CDS encoding putative mitotic spindle protein — protein sequence MSSHHKVYANELFQIMASRDVDQTRKLELVLKLKTNIKKDAVDIAQVPTYFEALSIGVDIPDLGISVASFSTLAHLIKRVSMQDKTGMVLKNQSFLVLPIIINRLANSNTSTLSSARKALEAYWFSSPREVESAILDIALKHRNTDITLEAVHWLHHIISNVNQHFNLTRFVPQLAKLLATYPSSHSTQLQNSIKSLLCDYYNFKQNRLYKFDLARELELKNVPDTIKESIMQNIAGINPESTSVTKPDSNFVIAVQDHQSIPSEAETLLPEIRDIISKYNYELDTSIRSVSFEGSEQMLSTFNDLLPPFNSKETEFNWGQREKNIVQMRSILRGNAPSLYRRDLIVGLKDSAEAICKAVSSLRTTLSSHGCQLVKECAIFLKTDIDSLVDLFMPSLVRLCAATKHIASTNANMSIVAICANASYSPRLLQRIVNATNEKNVQPRSYSGIWLQITVSRFFNSHSFLSSHGSTPNTGVDLAMKALAKLLKDPNPTVRQIAKDSYWCLWRKLPTQSELLLSKLEPKIIKIVERSRPKDVSHEEVSAPTLNMQRSRPSLKETIIERNKDLRLKQRELNQSHREELHIKRVATRTNSTNGFRQNSIERNLSNSHKPDLRPPSKEGVSPKDIEQESVQQETTRTKQTDTAPASKEVAFDVQADPILKFLSSYQTDLIKEGINLLKYAIMGEEELSPEITSLLKSISLRQPKLLEPLLLSNDNLFKRSFQFFSAEDFLRICSIVINPIEGRTIELLISMMTVDELYESIIKLLSYSINTANILGDDELTMQVIKYKSSIIQLIVVFLQSSLEKIPIRDSYFSKVTSNFLELVSILKSTDIYPEFSKLLAKLYSINIALFVSELDLVDINTKEEVEYIVGIDHTLSMKNIPNTMPNSLFELTEVQKTHSYDGFSPVKTNQDFTMIWPERKDNDDYNFIPKSANDSQKNIAAQFQGFNHHESKSEDPVKEYSDNLAQVQICEQPPSLIDQNVQLQTFLDKVDPLKSISNRNKPIAIYEDSKGSPQKLKEHRYSEFNWFNFQVARLQLESDDDEVEDNETTEDDYSELLMDVCESLKSLELDSKTLTTALDLLQNMHRFGFEFVKYYENEGAKLMEESLWQFFHDCNKVSITNKVRGLVLLKQLLIIHSKLDLANLWTTLINVACLPDSENEIAFALRDISSEILSGLYRSDELLDVLFSSFTSDHLSRASTFILGTLSKVLDSTSIPELLSDSILQQIDRVLRNFVNSRNAECRRYAILCYGKLVKSSRVSFAGKSPDNTILDGIIQRFSPSQRRLVEYYSQDPKS from the exons ATGCTGCTGCACCACAAGGTCTATGCAAATGAGCTTTTCCAGATTATGGCATCGAGGGACGTCGACCAGACAAGAAAGCTCGAATTAGTATTAAAGCTAAAGACGAATATAAAAAAGGATGCGGTTGATATTGCTCAAGTTCCAACTTATTTTGAAGCGTTATCTATAGGTGTAGACATTCCCGATTTGGGTATTCTGGTAGCCAGCTTTAGCACCCTTGCTCATTTGATCAAGAGAGTAAGTATGCAAGACAAAACAGGAATGGTGCTTAAAAACCAAAGCTTTCTTGTTTTACCCATCATAATCAACCGATTGGCCAATTCAAACACGTCTACGTTGAGTTCAGCAAGAAAAGCATTGGAGGCATATTGGTTCTCATCACCTCGCGAAGTTGAAAGTGCCATTTTAGACATAGCCTTGAAGCACAGAAACACCGACATAACTCTTGAAGCTGTCCATTGGCTCCACCACATCATAAGCAATGTCAACCAGCATTTCAATCTCACAAGGTTTGTTCCACAGTTAGCTAAACTATTGGCCACGTACCCATCGTCGCATTCTACACAACTACAGAATTCTATTAAGTCATTGCTCTGTGACTACTATAATTTTAAACAGAACAGATTATACAAATTCGACTTGGCTCGCGAACTTGAACTTAAGAATGTTCCTGATACCATCAAAGAATCCATAATGCAAAACATCGCAGGGATTAACCCAGAATCTACTTCTGTAACCAAGCCCGATTCCAATTTCGTAATAGCTG TTCAAGACCATCAAAGCATACCGTCTGAAGCAGAAACTTTACTTCCAGAAATTCGCGACATCATTTCTAAGTACAACTATGAATTAGATACTTCAATTAGATCTGTCAGCTTTGAGGGATCAGAACAAATGCTTTCCACATTCAACGACCTTCTTCCTCCATTCAACAGCAAGGAAACAGAATTTAACTGGGGCCAGCGTGAGAAGAATATCGTTCAAATGAGATCTATTTTGCGAGGCAATGCTCCATCCCTTTATAGGAGGGATCTTATAGTCGGCTTAAAAGATTCCGCCGAAGCAATCTGTAAGgcagtttcttctttacGAACTACATTGTCTTCTCATGGTTGTCAATTAGTAAAAGAATGCGCCATATTCTTAAAGACTGATATTGACTctcttgttgatcttttcaTGCCTTCCTTGGTTAGGCTCTGTGCTGCAACTAAGCATATAGCTTCTACAAATGCCAATATGTCCATTGTTGCTATATGTGCGAATGCTTCCTATAGCCCAAGACTATTGCAAAGAATTGTCAATGCTACTAACGAGAAAAACGTTCAACCAAGGTCGTACAGTGGTATTTGGTTGCAAATCACTGTGTCCCGTTTCTTTAATTCGcattcctttctttcttctcatGGATCTACTCCAAATACAGGGGTCGATTTGGCGATGAAAGCATTAGCAAAATTGCTCAAGGATCCAAATCCAACAGTAAGACAAATAGCAAAAGATTCATACTGGTGTCTTTGGAGAAAGTTGCCAACACAATCAGAATTGTTATTGAGCAAATTGGAACCCAAGATTATCAAAATTGTGGAAAGATCAAGACCCAAGGATGTTTCACACGAGGAAGTTTCGGCCCCTACTCTAAATATGCAAAGATCCCGCCCCTCTTTAAAAGAAACTATAATTGAAAGGAACAAGGACCTCAGACTAAagcaaagagaattga ATCAGAGTCACCGTGAAGAGTTACATATTAAAAGAGTTGCCACTAGGaccaattctacaaatgGATTTAGACaaaattcaattgaaagaaacttATCGAATTCTCACAAGCCAGATTTAAGACCACCCAGCAAGGAAGGAGTATCTCCAAAGGATATAGAACAGGAGAGTGTGCAGCAGGAGACAACACGCACAAAACAGACAGACACAGCACCAGCTTCTAAAGAAGTAGCCTTCGATGTACAAGCAGATCCTATCCTTAAATTCTTATCTTCATATCAAACAGATTTAATAAAGGAAGGAATCAATTTACTTAAATATGCCATCATGGGCGAAGAAGAACTATCTCCTGAGATAACCTCATTATTGAAGAGTATCTCTCTCAGACAACCGAAGCTTTTAGAACCTCTTCTTTTATCCAatgacaacttgttcaaaagAAGTTTTCAGTTCTTTTCTGCTGAAGACTTCCTTCGTATTTGCTCAATAGTTATTAATCCAATCGAAGGAAGAACTATAGAGCTTTTAATCTCTATGATGACAGTCGATGAGCTCTACGAGTCGATAATCAAATTGTTGTCGTACTCAATCAACACAGCTAATATATTAGGAGATGATGAACTTACAATGCAAGTAATCAAATACAAATCTAGCATCATTCAATTGATTGTGGTTTTCCTTCAGAGCAGCCTTGAAAAGATACCGATTCGAGACAGTTATTTTCTGAAAGTCACTTCAAACTTTTTGGAGTTGGTAAGCATTTTGAAATCAACTGATATTTACCCTGAGTTCTCGAAATTACTAGCTAAGCTTTATTCAATCAATATAGCGCTATTCGTATCCGAATTGGATCTTGTTGACATCAatacaaaagaagaagttgaatatattgttggaatcgACCATACACTAAGTATGAAGAATATTCCCAATACAATGCCTAATTCTTTATTTGAGTTGACCGAAGTTCAAAAGACCCATAGCTATGACGGCTTCTCGCCAGTCAAAACAAATCAAGATTTTACTATGATATGGCCAGAAAGGAAAGACAACGATGATTACAATTTCATTCCCAAAAGTGCAAATGATTCTCAGAAGAATATTGCAGCTCAATTTCAAGGATTCAACCATCATGAAAGTAAATCTGAAGATCCTGTGAAAGAATATAGTGATA ATTTAGCTCAGGTTCAAATATGCGAGCAGCCGCCCTCTCTCATTGACCAGAATGTCCAACTCCAGACTTTTCTTGATAAGGTTGATCCGTTGAAGAGCATCTCCAACAGAAATAAACCCATTGCAATTTATGAAGATTCGAAGGGTTCTCCTCAGAAACTAAAGGAACACAGATATTCAGAATTCAATTGGTTTAACTTTCAGGTTGCAAGATTGCAACTCGAATCAGACGATGACGAGGTCGAAGACAATGAAACTACTGAAGACGATTACAGTGAGTTATTGATGGATGTATGCGAGAGTTTGAAGTCGTTAGAATTAGATTCTAAGACCTTAACAACTGCACTTGATTTACTTCAGAATATGCATAGGTTTGGATTCGAGTTTGTTAAGTACTATGAAAATGAAGGAGCCAAATTAATGGAGGAATCTCTCTGGCAATTTTTCCATGATTGCAACAAAGTTTCCATTACCAACAAAGTCAGAGGATTAGTATTATTGAAGCAATTATTAATCATCCATTCGAAACTagacttggccaacttATGGACAACATTGATCAATGTTGCATGCCTTCCAGATTCTGAAAACGAGATCGCGTTTGCTCTACGTGATATTTCCTCCGAAATTCTTTCTGGTCTTTACCGGAGTGATGAATTGCTTGATGTTTTATTCAGTTCATTTACAAGCGACCACTTATCGAGAGCACTGACATTCATTTTGGGGACACTTTCAAAAGTCTTGGATTCCACATCAATCCCAGAATTGTTAAGtgattcaattcttcaacagattGATCGAGTTCTTAGGAACTTTGTTAATAGCAGAAATGCCGAGTGTCGAAGATATGCTATTCTTTGTTACGGGAAGCTTGTCAAATCCTCCAGAGTTAGTTTTGCGGGAAAATCTCCCGACAACACAATTCTAGACGGAATCATTCAGAGATTTTCCCCAAGCCAGAGAAGATTGGTGGAATACTATAGTCAAGACCCAAAGAGCTAG
- a CDS encoding predicted protein, which translates to MSDSIYKGEDFEEKVRKQVEFYFSDSNLQTDKFLWKIYEANDGWVELKTILTFGRMRQYRPEEKVIAALKESEKLVLSANEESIRRKDPVKDFNEVKNTRKRNTVHIEGFPTEAEQEDLENWFNTKIAPNLPKESGFNSLRRIKSRVKKEFFGVVDIELKSQEDAEFILNKLEITYPQGIVKADDEGVDKKTLLKKMSLLTFQEMRESGKRFGVNDVTKRRNSFNDNHRGNKKFKKNFKAKRDDKKENGKPESTEAIPETTETPETKQVSETATPAPAEPASTTEAAPAPEPVSAAPAASTEEVAK; encoded by the coding sequence ATGTCCGACTCCATCTACAAGGGtgaagactttgaagaaaaagtcagAAAGCAAGTGGAATTCTACTTCTCTGACTCTAATTTGCAGACAGACAAGTTCTTATGGAAAATTTACGAAGCCAACGATGGCTGGGTTGAGTTGAAAACCATCTTGACCTTCGGAAGAATGAGACAATACCGcccagaagaaaaagtcatCGCTGCTTTGAAAGAATCGGAAAAGTTAGTTCTTTCTGCCAACGAGGAActgataagaagaaaggatCCAGTCAAGGATTTCAACGAAGTAAAGAACaccagaaaaagaaacaCCGTCCACATCGAAGGCTTTCCAACCGAAgctgaacaagaagatttggaaaactgGTTCAACACCAAGATTGCTCCTAACTTGCCAAAGGAATCTGGTTTCAACTCTTTGCGTAGAATCAAGAGCAGAGTCAAGAAGGAATTCTTTGGTGTTGTCGACATCGAATTGAaaagtcaagaagatgCCGAATTCATCCTCAACAAATTGGAAATCACTTATCCCCAGGGAATTGTAAAAGCTGATGACGAAGGCGTGGACAAAAAAAcgctcttgaagaagatgtccTTATTGACTTTCCAAGAAATGAGAGAAAGCGGAAAGAGATTCGGCGTCAACGATGTcaccaagagaagaaacagtTTCAACGATAACCATCGTGGTAAcaaaaaattcaagaagaacttcaaggCCAAGAGAGACgacaagaaggagaatGGCAAGCCAGAATCTACGGAAGCCATTCCTGAAACCACCGAAACTCCTGAAACCAAGCAAGTTTCTGAGACGGCTACTCCAGCTCCTGCTGAACCAGCCTCAACCACAGAAGCTGCCCCAGCCCCAGAACCAGTTTCTGCTGCTCCAGCTGcttctacagaagaagttgccaaataa